One Camelina sativa cultivar DH55 chromosome 3, Cs, whole genome shotgun sequence genomic window carries:
- the LOC104777042 gene encoding uncharacterized protein LOC104777042, which produces MVETPQIHQLNFGLSWCLLFAIMFRLLSKLSPHIHKRSVRSFSSSTTGPYLSLNVRAGPPSEGVCNGEVDLYDPAKQELLKLTDKAIPEEIVTAKWIGVSKGWGVHSDPQDRCVLLTDFLNPWNCKPNPKLLTLPPLNPLLACQTDVIWNVAMSCCPDDDEDWVLGIKSLGDQISFCRPRRDLRWTKFQTPYDYFPTSNLTYSKRDQKFYLPGPGGHHLLSYDLHFDKAGQPEFHELQFRNFPESFKYDSEISELFPSSCRTERFVESPSGDERFLVKWYAKGCLANYSSRITYETQRFMVFREEETIEGRFMCYTDDIGDLCIFVSKSEAFCVPASSFPGLKPNSIYFVGFGLGIYDLTTRDVSSFTAPKGALNHIVHPYWFPPASS; this is translated from the exons ATGGTAGAGACTCCACAAATACATCAACTTAATTTTGGTCTTTCTTGGTGTTTGTTATTTGCAATAATGTTTCGGCTTCTCTCCAAGCTCTCCCCCCAC ATTCACAAGAGGAGCGTTCGTTCGTTTTCATCTTCCACGACCGGTCCGTATTTGTCGCTTAATGTCCGTGCAGGACCGCCGTCGGAAGGCGTCTGCAACGGAGAAGTAGATTTGTACGACCCTGCGAAACAAGAGTTACTCAAGCTTACGGACAAAGCAATTCCAGAAGAAATCGTTACAGCCAAATGGATCGGAGTTTCCAAGGGATGGGGAGTTCACTCTGACCCACAAGACCGTTGTGTACTCCTCACCGACTTTTTGAACCCATGGAATTGCAAACCAAACCCCAAACTCTTGACTCTGCCTCCGCTTAACCCTCTGCTCGCTTGCCAAACTGATGTGATCTGGAACGTGGCAATGTCCTGTTGTCCTGATGACGATGAAGACTGGGTTCTTGGCATCAAGTCATTGGGTGACCAGATCAGTTTCTGTAGGCCCCGTCGTGACTTGCGTTGGACTAAGTTCCAGACCCCTTATGACTACTTTCCAACCTCGAATCTGACGTATTCCAAGAGAGATCAAAAGTTCTACTTGCCTGGTCCTGGAGGCCATCACTTGTTATCCTACGATCTCCACTTCGACAAAGCCGGCCAGCCTGAGTTCCATGAGTTGCAGTTCCGAAACTTTCCAGAGTCGTTCAAGTATGACTCGGAGATCTCGGAgctgtttccttcttcttgtaGGACAGAACGCTTTGTGGAGTCACCCTCCGGAGATGAACGTTTCCTCGTCAAATG GTACGCCAAGGGATGTTTGGCTAATTATTCGAGTAGAATAACATATGAAACGCAGCGCTTCATGGTGTTTAGAGAAGAGGAAACTATAGAAGGAAGATTCATGTGTTACACTGATGACATTGGAGATTTGTGCATCTTTGTTTCAAAGAGCGAGGCTTTTTGCGTCCCCGCAAGCTCTTTTCCTGGCCTTAAGCCAAACTCCATCTATTTTGTTGGCTTTGGCTTAGGCATTTACGATCTCACCACCAGAGATGTCTCTTCTTTTACTGCTCCTAAAGGTGCACTGAATCATATTGTGCATCCTTACTGGTTTCCTCCAGCTTCTAGCTAG
- the LOC104777041 gene encoding uncharacterized protein LOC104777041: protein MSSSPPDQDDQDWVVGIKFLGRQLSLCRPRRDLRWTNILAPFESWDSSKLMYSKKDQRFYLLAPGGNYLCSWDLNFKEDKKPKFHELVLHNLPDMPRSHWKQLDSYCREDHWVESPSGESFLVKWFCEYSPKNSSKKCKSPKVMVFREEETKDGRKNMRYTDDIGDLCIFISKGEDFCVKASSCPGLHANSICLHGRVFATVNLTERTYGCYEYPQGTPSRIPYSPYWLPPFSP, encoded by the exons ATGTCCTCTTCTCCTCCTGATCAAGACGACCAAGATTGGGTCGTTGGCATCAAGTTCTTGGGTAGACAGCTGAGTCTCTGCAGGCCCCGTCGTGACCTGCGTTGGACTAACATCCTAGCACCTTTTGAGTCATGGGATAGCTCAAAACTTATGTATTCCAAGAAAGACCAAAGGTTCTATTTGCTTGCTCCTGGAGGCAACTACTTATGCTCCTGGGATCTCAACTTTAAGGAAGACAAGAAGCCTAAGTTCCATGAGTTGGTGTTGCACAACCTTCCCGACATGCCACGTTCTCACTGGAAGCAATTGGATTCCTACTGCAGGGAGGATCATTGGGTGGAGTCACCTTCCGGTGAAAGTTTCCTTGTCAAATG GTTCTGTGAATATTCCCCTAAAAACTCCAGTAAAAAATGCAAGTCACCGAAAGTAATGGTGTTCAGAGAGGAAGAGACAAAAGATGGAAGGAAAAACATGCGTTACACAGACGACATTGGAGATCTGTGCATTTTCATTTCAAAGGGAGAGGATTTCTGCGTCAAGGCGAGCTCTTGCCCTGGTCTCCACGCTAACTCCATCTGTTTGCATGGCCGTGTGTTTGCAACGGTCAATCTCACGGAAAGAACCTATGGCTGCTACGAATATCCTCAAGGCACACCAAGCAGGATTCCTTATTCACCCTACTGGCTTCCTCCGTTTTCTCCTTAG